Within the Salvia hispanica cultivar TCC Black 2014 chromosome 4, UniMelb_Shisp_WGS_1.0, whole genome shotgun sequence genome, the region cctgtcGGTCCTTTATACCCCTTTGCATTCGAAAAAATCTCCTAAATGACATGGAGGGCACTTTTGGTCTTtggaaatactccctccgtcccccaaaattcgtcaccatttgacccggcacaagttttaagaaatgtaatagaaagtgggttgaaaaagttagtggcatgtggatcctatttttatatattaattttaaaataaaatgtgagtgagaatgagttagtggaataaggggtccattaccaaaaatgataaaagtgaaaggtgacaaatttttagggatgaacaataaagaaaataggtgacaaattttcagggacggagagaataacatttttggtacctctTTAGTCTTGCAATTTTTTTGGACATATATAAGAGCATTCCCAACAGTTTTCCTAAAacctcccttatttctccctaactagcgccacatcagcaccataatttatccccattttttagccaactgctccaatggtttctcccttatttctccctaactcaacatttcatttttacatcatcactaatttaattgttttatttttgtatataataaagctagctaatttaatttataagacaaaacaaataatagtaataaagttcgttgtattaagacaaaacaaataaagttCGTTTTATTTCGAtgaggagagaatgaagagagaaaagagatgaggatggggagagaatgaagagaaggtgtgtatttataggggggaaattaaaaacaaaaaacaaaaaatatatttatcgcCGAACTATCGCCGACCACTGTgtgcgataattcggcgataatccaGCGATTTTTCGCTGGTTGGCGATAAAACGGGAGGAAAAATCGCCGAAATATCGCCGACCTCTCCCATTGGTCGGCGATAACTCGGCGATAGACGGCGAAAAAACGCCGACTTTTAGCCGgcaccattgggagtgctctaaaaGCCCCTTTTCAGGcagaaaaaatttatatttttggcactagttgattttatattttataatataaaacattttctttggaattataattcacttaaatttttaaatagttaCTTGAATAACGTACAGATTGAgctttatttaataaaaaaaagttattttattttactttaatattttttattaaaaatgttacttGCAAGAGTTCACTTTAATTTAcgttacataaattttaattattatacttaaaaagaaatactttttcactatattataaaaatttattatacttaaaaagaaatacttttttactatattatattttaattaacgtaactaaaatatttacttttcacTTAAGGAGCATTTTTTtaagtaacattttttaagaaaaaaattactattgttcactataatatttttccttctcaaaaaaaaatttaattaaattttttaagtgAAATAGGCTgagttttataatgaataatatttaattttaaaaataaataaattataattaaactattttaaggctgtatttatttttaaacatataatGACAATAAcctattttaagtaattaaaaatacaaaaatagtatactactagtatttaaggTCCAAAATGCTcttaaacattaaaaattcatattttaggattattttagtctTATCGTACTAAGAAtgctataaaatatttttaaggactattaatgcatattttgataagatgAGACTATTATGGTAGTTACTCTCTAGATATTTTGATCACTAAAACCATTTAGTCACTAGTAATGGGAGTAAAATAAGCATGGGTTTTAGATCGTAAGTTATTAATTTGGCCCAAACATCAGAAGCCCAATTCAATGGCTAATTCCGTAATTCcaccattttcaaatttcaatcgCCATCCGCCCGTTTGGCTAAACGACaccacaaatttgaaattattagtACCCATAAAACACGAAGAAGAattgagaaagagaaagaaagagggGAGTAAGATCAGTCTGCGCGACTATTAGCAAGAGAAATGGAGAAGATCTGCGTTGCAGTGAGAGTGAGACCATCTGCAAATGACGAAAATGTTAATGGATTTCACTGGAAGGTCGATAGCAACCGTATTTCTCTCCACAGATCTCACGGCACCCCCATTTCTGGGGTTTCCTATGCTTTTGGTAAGCTCAGATCGAGTATCTGTGTGTGTACGACCTCaattatttgcataatttGATGCTAATGCTTTccattttgtgattttatttttgtgcaGATCATTTGTTCGATCAGGAATGCAGTAATGCTACAGTGTACAGGCTTCTGATCAAGGACCTAATTAATGCTGCTATGGAGGGGTTTAATGGTgagtttagttttttattttctggaTCGGGTACGAGCTCAATTATTTCTTATACTTTTGAGTAGAgaataaaatgcaaatgatTATCACGAGCTATGGAAGCTAGAGCAGATTAAATTAGTTAGTGCAACGATTGTTAGATAAGgtgaatgaataaattatgagTGTAAAGTAAAGAGTTTTGGGCTGGTTATGTCGATAATTCCTATTTCATGTGGAGCTGTAAAGGAGATTCAGACTAAGAGTGAATGGATAGCTACTGAGTTAGAaaactactattaaattttgtttgttcCTGTCACCATCATTCTTGTGATGATTTGAGTTGATTGATTTTCCCTTCTTAAATTCATATTTGTTGCGGTTGTCCTTTCATGAGCAAAAGTTACATCTCCGTTGACCATTCTGTTTTATTATCTGTAATAGTATCTCACTGAGACGATTTATGGTAATGTAGGAACTGCATTTGCTTATGGACAGACTAGTAGTGGGAAAACTTTTACTATGAATGGTTCTGAAAATGATCCAGGAATTATCCATAGAGCTATCAAagacatttttgaaaaaatagaagagGTAAGATAGCATTTTTCCGCCAATGATAAATGTTGCAATTTGTATCTAACATGATTTAGTATGGTTTGTGTGTTTTAGACATCAGATAGAGAGTTTCTGATTCGAGTTGCATACATGGAAATTTACAATGAAGAAATCAATGATCTTTTTGCTGTGGAAAATCaaaaacttcagattcatgAGAGTTTGGTGGTGAGTCTTGGTTACGTCCATTATAACGTGTTTGTTAAAATGTACAACAAGATTAATGACATTTGTTTCCTTCTAGCGTGGAGTATTTGTTGCAGGTCTAAGGGAGGAAATTGTAAACAGTGCTGACCAAGTGCTCCAACTTATCCAACTTGGAGAAGGTTTGATCTTGGATTAGAACACAAGTGAAATTGCATTATTCAGTATGTTTTTTCTTGGGTTCATATACTTGTAAGTTCTTAGATTTTCTCTGTGGCAGCTAATAGGCATTTTGGTGAGACCAACATGAATGCTCGTAGCAGTAGATCACATACTATTTTTAGGATGGTAtgctctttctcttcttctacttcttctccctctctcccttTCTCTGTCTAATGAGGCATGGAAGTTTATGTCTATTGCATTAAATGATTGATTTATGATATATGTGCATCTCATTAACTGCAATGCAATGCATTTTATTTCACGATTAGGTAATCGAAAGCAAAGGGAAGGATAACAAATTCAATGATAGTCCTGACGATGCTATCCGTGTCTCTGTCCTGGTTTGTACCTATTTAAGCAAGTCAATCAATGTTAATTTGTTTCTGTCCTTATAACTCAATTTATTGAATCATTTGATCAGACCTAGCCAGTATTGTGTAAGCGAAATGTGGGAGCATGTCTAAAGTggaagtattttatttgaaataaaattgctTACTAAGAGAACGGTAAAAGGTTTAAAAAGACTTGATATACTCACCTAATAATTAGCATGGAAACAAACTCACAATATAATTCTTTTCCCTAGAACTAATCTCTGATTCTGTTAaactttctctttttcttaccataaaattattctaacatatcttctcattttgttatatttgttCGATGCTGCTTTAATTGTTGGAAGTAGAATCTAGTTGACTTAGCTGGGTCTGAGAGAGTAGCAAAAACTGGTGCTGGCGGAGTTCGTTTGAAGGAAGGAAAGAACATTAACAAGAGCTTAATGATTCTTGGTAATGTGATCAACAAACTGAGCGAGGGTGGAAAGCAAAGGTAGTTGTAGGTGTCTCTTTGTTATACCAGATATTTAAGTCTATAACTcatcataatatattatttgcaGTGCTCACATTCCTTATCGGGACAGTAAGCTTACTCGCATTCTTCAGCCGGCATTAGGTGGAAATGCAAAAACTTCAATAATTTGTACTGTTGCGCCTGAAGAGGTACTTAGATGAAATTACATAGTTGctacttttctttattttttttttcaagttgaaactaaatcaatttcatatcatgtttatgttggtaataattaataatacatACAGATCCACATAGAAGAATCAAAAGGGACTCTTCAGTTTGCTAGCAGAGCAAAGAGGATAGCCAACTGTGTTCAAGTGAATGAGGTTTGTTATAATTGTTTGGAAAATCTCATGGACGTCTATATTGCTTCTTCCTTACTTGACTTCAGATGTGGCATGTGAAGAAACTGCTAATATAACTTTGCACTGCTTAAATTCTCCCATTGTAATACATTCTCACGTATAACGAATGTCTGATGATACATTCTTCTTACTCCTGTATAGTGCAGCATAACTACTTTCGTACAGTGAAAGTTGAACTTCTTTGAAACGATTTGAGTTGTTAAGAAGTATAACGTATATCTGATGATACATTCTTCTTACTCCTGCATAGTCCAGCATAACTACTTTTATACAGTGAAATTTGAACTTCTTTTGAAACGATATGAGTTGTTAAGATGCACATTTTAGAGGATAtggtaataaaataatgcattCCAGAACGTAGTTAGATAGATTCACCAAAATGTTTAGTTCCCATCCTGGAGAGTGATTACTCATTACTGTTTCCTTCTATGTTTGCTTACCAGATTATCATTTCCttgccttttcttttaaaataacactgcattcacaaaatcaaatatcgttttcatttataaatattgttgCTATCTTTGCTGTAAACTGGAGCTTTGCGTTGTCATTGGAACTAAGTAAATAGATCTTCCATTCGCAGATAAGAACCTGactaattttaatgttttccAGATATTGACGGATGCTGCCCTATTGAAGAgacaaaaattagaaatagaGGATCTTCGGAGTAAACTTCAGGTACTCGATCATTTATTTTCAGGCCAAGTAGACCGAGCACAatctaattatatttcttcTATAGGGATCTCATGCTGAAGTATTGGAGAAAGAAATCTTGAAACTGAGGAATGACATGCTAAAGGTAACTTCTTCCTCTTCATAAGTTGACTGAAACATCCTAATGCCTTTTATTGTTGTAACAGTATGAATTGGAGCGGGAGAAGCTCGCCACAGAACTAGAAGAGGAAAGGAGATCACAAAAAGAGCGGGAACAATGGATTAAGGAGCAGCAAATGAAAATTCACAATCTTAGCAATCTGGTTACCTTGACAGACTCTGATAGAAGCTCTTCTGATGTATAACTTTCTCTTCCTGACCTCAGTTTTAGGCTGCATTCTcctttctaattttgatatatttattttgtgtttccGTTGACATAATTTAGGTCGTCTAACCAGGTTTTGTGAGAGCAAACAATGCTAAAGACTGATATGTTAattattatgtttgatttgaAGTCGTGTGTGTGTTCTGTTTATACTCATTATATTCTTCTGATTAGTgtacatataaaattgatgCTGCTTGACAGAATGGGGTCAAAGAATTCCTTCCAGATGAAAGTACTAGTAGTCACAGCATGCGCCAAGAAGATGCTTTTAGTACACCATGTATTAAAACAGTTCCTAATGGCTTTGTCGCTAAGCGATCACGTTATTCAAGCCAACCAGAGTGTAGCCCTCTTCCAGATGTGTTTGGTGATTGTGCTGATGAAGACACatggatgaaaatgaataaaggTTACATAGCTGACCTTGATTCACTTCATACGACTCCTTCGAGGAAGGTCCAATCATTTCCATTTAGTGAGGTATTttactaataactttcaaCAATTGTTTCTGGTGTACACTAAATTGTTACCTTTGTTTCATAAGTTCTGTTACTTGTTAGAAGGACTTGTTCTAATTCATCTCAAAGTAAATTCTCTTCCAGCTGTGCTTTTGTAAGGTGGTAGATTGGTAGTCTTATTTGCAATATTTGGCTCCGGAAGTGATGCAATGGGAGTTTCATGATATGGGTTATCATTTGTGTCATACAGTACATATTAGACATGTTACCACGAGGAATGATTTCTTTACATGTATTCATGATATCTGAGAAAGTTACTCATCTGATTAAGAATGTGAAATAGGATGTCCTGGCATCCCTAGAACCAAGGCTATATTATTGGGCCTAAgttataaaaaagtgaaacaCATTATTTCATATTGAAATGTCATCCCTTTTATTCTTCTAGGCACTCTAGAATTTTAGAAGGGAGTACGAATGGAGACTGTATATGTTCctacataaatgataaatcatGATGTTCCTTGTCTTGCTACAAGGATATTTACTTCTATTTACTTTCGGCATTAACTTATGCTTAATTATGCTGTCCAAGCtggtttaaaatttgtatctGTATAGGATTGCTCAATGGATAATACCAATCAAGAAATACAAAACCTCCGCAGACAGCTAGAGTTTGCCATAGAGGAAAGAGATGAATTGAAGGTTAGTTTCTGGTAAATGGTTGTACCTCTGTATGACTAGTACTCTCCAACTTCAGCTTGTTCTTTATTTACGTTAATGGCATGAGTCAACAAGccaattcttcttcttttgctGTTTGTACGTACTCTAGAGGAAGTATACAGAACAAGTCTCATTCAATGACCAATTGACAAGAGAGAAATCTGAACTTCAACTCGAGATATTGACAGCACGAGAAGTTCCACAAAAGCTCCTTGAGACTGTGACACATTGCAAAGGCATTCACAACGAAGTTTTTTCTGTTATACAGGTACATCAGTTTTACTGCATTCAGGTAAAGAAAATCTGAACATAGAGAATTTTGCTAAACACTACTATCTTTGCGATATATTCCCTAAGCAGAACACTGTAGCTGATGAGAAATCTGAAATTGCTCAAATACTTGCCACCACAACTGAAGTTGGAACCTCCCTTTTCTCAACTTTAGAATCTCATCTACTGATGGCTGTGGATAGCAAGAGACCCTCGCCATTAAATGATTGCtttgtacaagagcaataCAACAATCTCCATCAAAAGCTGAGTGATGCAGTTTACTCCTTAGGTTCATCAGATGGATCAACTGTGGGGAATGAATATAAGGGGAATTCTTCTAACAACAGCAATACTAAGGTAGCTGCCTGCTCATATGTATCAAGATCTTACATGccaattttcttatttgtccTCACAATTGGAATGTGTTTCTCCTACTTCAAGCTCATAATCGCAGGTTATACAGACTTCTTTTCTGATGATTAATCTACGTCTTATCTTGTTAAATACTCTGTGAACTTCTTCTTTAGCTTACTtactagtaggagtactatttttccatatattgttgtttttaaGTGGAATGTGTATATTGTAACCAATTGAAATAGTTTTAGGTGTGCTGGATGCCAGGAATGAGTATGCCAATTTGACTCATTTTTCCAATGTTATATAGGGGAGGGATTGTTTGGACATTCATGGTTAAGAAAAAGAGCCTTCTGGTAGGCAGCTCTACAGAACTATTAGTCATTCTGTTACAGTTGTGAGCTGTATAGGGCTATAAGTTTATGACATGTTTTTCTTAAGATAAGCTATGTGCAATCAATATTCAATAGTAGAGGTGATAACTGCTCATTTAGATAAGGTTAGCTTGGGTTAAAATTAAGATGCAGAAGGCATTTTAAAGATAAGAACTATACCAGAGCATTATTCATGCTCTGAAAGTTTTTTCTATAAACAGTCCTTTGCATGATGCAATTTTCAGAAACAGTCCTCTCTTGTCATTTTCATCTTTCTGGTGTAATCTCTGcttctttgtattttaaattataaggtAGTAGACGAGGTGAGATTCTGAACTCAGTCGCATATGCAGTCTGGAAGTTTATGACTTGCCAAAACCTCAAGCCGGATGTTGGGTCATAGTATATCTATTAACCACCATGTCAGAATCAGGGGGCAGGAATCATAGGAACTGTTGCCTTTTAGACTTTATTAGATGGTATCATGGACCTTAatgtttatttcttcaatcacagatatatatatgctgattattttttagatttgtgattttttttcaccatTCAGATTGAAAAATTTTCTTGATTCCAGTAATTTTTAAGAATACATTAGGTACAAATATGTTGAGTAACATTCTTTTTCAAACCCTTAAAACTAGTGTTTCAATGTGAAGGGCACTTTGGGAGGAGTAATTGCTTGTTGGAAGCAGGCATTGGAAAATGAAGTCAGAGAAATCAAGCATAAGTACAATGACTTGGAAAAAGAGCTGGAAGTTAAAAATCAGCTGCTTGAGGTTTCCGAAGGAAAACTTCATAGCTTGGAAAGGGAGTTCCGCCTTGTAAAAGAAGGTCGGGATGCAATGCTTCAAAGAACCTCCAGCTCATCTCAAATGCTCCAGGCATTGGAAAACGAAGTCAGAGAAATCAAACATAAGTACAGTGACTTGGAAAAAGAGCTGGAAGATAAAATTGAGCTACTCGAGGTTTCTGAAGGAAAATATCAGAGCATGGAGAGGGAGTTCCGTCTTGTAACAGAAGACCGTGATGCAGCGCTTGAAAGAATATCCAGTTCATCCCAAACGCTCCGGGCATTGGAAAATGAAGttaaagaaatcaaacaaaagTGCAGTGACTTAGAAAAAGAGTTGGATGTTAAAAATCAGCTACTTGAGGTTCttgaaatgaaatatcaaAGCGTAGAGAGGGAGTTCCATCTTGTAACAGAAGACAGAGATGCAGCGCTTGAAAGAATCTCTCGTTCATCACAAATGCTCCAAGCATTGGAAAATGAAGtcagagaaataaaaaataagtacaGTGACTTGGAAAAAGAGCTGGAAGATAAAATTGAGCTGTTCAAGGTTTCTGAAGTAAAATATCAAAGCATGGAGAGGGAGTTCCGTCTTGTAACAGAAGACCGTGATGCAGCGCTTGAAAGAATCTCGAGTTCTTCTCAAATGCTACAAGCATTGGAAAATGAAGTCAAAGAAATCAAACATAAGCACAATGACTTAGAAAGGGAGTTGGAAGTTAAAAGTCAGCTTCTTGGGGTTTCTGAAGAAAAATATCAGATCATGGAAACGGAGTTCCGTCTTGTAACAGAAGGACGAGATGCAGCGCTTGAAAGAATCTCTAGTTCGTCCCAAATACTCCAGGCACTGGAAAATGAAGTCGAAGAAATCAAACATAAGCGCAATGACTTAGAAAAAGAGTTGGAAGCTAAAGGTCGCCTACTTGAGGTTTCCGAAGGAAAATATCAAAGCATGGAAAGGGAGTTCTGTCTTGTAACAGAAGAGCGAGATGCAGCGATTGAAAGAATCTCCAGTTCGTCTCAAATACACCATTCATTGGAAAATGAAGTCGAAGATATCAAACATAAACACAATGACTTGGAAAAAGAGTTGGAAGTTAAAAACCAGCTTCTTAAGGTCTCCGAAGGGAAACTTCATAGCTTGGAAAAGGAGTTTTGTATTGTAAAAGAAGAGCGAGATACAATGCTCCGTAGAATCTCGAGTTCAGCTCAGATTCTTACACAAGTAACTGGCGAAAAGGACAGAGTTCTAAAGGAGCTTAACACTGAAGTTAGGAGGAGAAAGAAGCTCGAGGAAGAGATCAAGCAGTTTAACGCTGCTTTTGCGAGTCGACAGAGGTCAGTAACGTCTTTACAAAGTGAGTTCAAATCTTTGCTGGAGACCATGAAGACGCAGAATCCAACTTCACTATCCAAGTCTCATGGATCTTGAAGGTCTCTAATATCTCTGCTGTGCTACATCTAAACTTATTTAGTTATGTAACatgattcaattattttctgTTTATGTAATGACATTAAATTGAGGAATTTGGTGATCTCATGCTTTGTGCATGTGGTTTGTTTGAGATTGCAAATCAATGGTACTCTCTATATCTCTCTCttgttttaccatttttcatTCAAACATGTGTTGTCCATTACCaaaattaccaaaattaagttttgaatttggatttttttgtaAGAGACAGTCTCGTGTGCGCCACCTGCAAGATGAAGCATGATTTCCttgtaataaatatcataaataccacaacatttttttaattaatgtgtcTAAATTTGCACACTAATTTATCTCAAGTTTTTCTAAAAGAGACAATCTTGCATGCGTGCCATCGACAAGGTGAGCACACGATTTTGAACATACTATagttaacaattttatttaattttcaatccTTTTAAGTAGTATCAGTAACTAGTTTCCTAACTAATGTGCCTAGATTCGCACGCACCACCTCGTCTcggattttataaatatttaacttttatataaatattgttataaATTCCATTACTATTTTCCTAATTAATGTGCGTAAATAGGCACGCATCACCTTATCTCTGAAATTTTGAAAGAGACAATCTTGCTTACGCGTGATGTCCTAcataattaagaattttatttagtaattAATCCTTTTCAGTAATGTCATAACTATTTTCCTAATTAATGTGCCTAATGTCACAAAGATGATCGcacatttttgaattttcgaaACAGACAATCTCGAGTCCGCGACACTCGGAAGGTGTGCCTAAGTTCGTACAGACCACCTTATCTTGGTTTTTCTTAAAGGGGCAAGAAGAAAAAGACAAAGTGAGTGTGCAAATTCCTGCATTgttaagaattttatttaatatttaatcattttccattagtatcataaatatcataacctatattaatactactataaccTAAATTCGCCCACACACAAGTTTTGTTCAATAAAATTGCCTaggataaattattttgataagtGGAATTTAAGCTactaatatgaaaaattcaaactacATTAATAGATAATTACTCGTAAACGCCATTTCTTTGCAATTTTAAGCCAAACTATTATGACGTAACACTAAgaaatatatggaaaattaaataaatatttaaatcgtGAGCGAACAAAATTCCAGAAATTTCCATTTCGATACTTACCTAAACAGAAAAATTAAAGcgaataataattcataaatacCTCTGCCGCTTAAAATCTTGCAATTGTTCTAaccttcttcatctctctGGTAAACTCTCTCTCGTTTATCGCTGCTATACTCGTTAATTCTTTTTCGTCGCTGTGCATTGTATGATCTTCGAGTACTAGCTGCTTTTGATGTTGAGGTTTCTTTTGAATAAATTGAACTTTACCGTTACTCCTTTTTGCTCTTTGTTCATCCGCTGTAGTTTAGGCAATTGTagatttgttgatttttctgAACAATTTCTTCATAGATTATTGCTTAATCATTTTgcttaattatattatgatttGCGACTTTGAAAATAAACTTAGGTTTGAGTTGGAATTTGCATTCGATCGTAGATTTTTCTTTGCCTTGGACAAACCAAACCCTCAATTTACGATTTAGccagtttttttttactgGATAGCGAATTGTTCTTCTGTAAATCTCACTCTACAGATTATTTTCATGTCGTTAACGTACTTGTCCTATTTCACTCGCCAATTATCTATTTCCTTGTTGCTATTTTTCAGTTGTTTCGTTGAGGATTGacagtaattaatttatcatcgGAGAATGGATACCGGAGGCAATTCTCTACCAGGTGGAGCCGATGGGGTCAAGCGGAAAGTAAGCTATTTCTATGACCCTGAGGTAGGGAATTATTACTACGGGCAAGGTCACCCGATGAAGCCTCACAGGATGCGCATGACGCACGCGCTTCTTGCACATTATGGAATGTTGCAGCATATGCATGTTCTCAAGCCGAATCCCGCCAGAGACAAAGATCTTGCCAGATTTCACGCTGATGATTATGTTAATTTTCTGAGGACCATCACACCGGAGACACAACAGGAACAGCTCAGGCAGCTGAAGAGGTTTAATGTTGGTGAAGACTGTCCTGTATTCGATGGTCTGTACTCGTTCTGCCAGACTTCTGCAGGTGGTTCGGTTGGTGGGGCCGTGAAGCTAAATCATGGTCATTGTGATATAGCAGTGAATTGGGCTGGTGGGTTGCATCATGCCAAGAAATGCGAGGCTTCTGGATTTTGTTATGTGAATGACATCGTGCTGGCTATCTTAGAACTCCTAAAAGTTCATGAGGTTGTTTTTTTACTTCTGTGCCCTCTTTTCTGCTTTGTGTTTACAGATTTCTTGGATTGCAGGATTCTGGAGCAAGCATCTTGCATGAAATATGTGTATTTGTGAATCtgttgttgtttttatatgtTGCTACAGCTTGTCTCTGCTAAAACTCATCTTAGAAATTTTTTCAAGCATACCAAGTTAATCATTCATAGCATGAATTTCCACTTAGTCAATTTGATGTGGAGTTGAAAAAAAGAACTTAACCATGGACATGCCAAGGCACTATCATACCACAAAATTAGACTAACGTTCTGACTCTagtctttaattttaattatgttgaaCAGATTAGA harbors:
- the LOC125218527 gene encoding kinesin-like protein KIN-7N yields the protein MEKICVAVRVRPSANDENVNGFHWKVDSNRISLHRSHGTPISGVSYAFDHLFDQECSNATVYRLLIKDLINAAMEGFNGTAFAYGQTSSGKTFTMNGSENDPGIIHRAIKDIFEKIEETSDREFLIRVAYMEIYNEEINDLFAVENQKLQIHESLVRGVFVAGLREEIVNSADQVLQLIQLGEANRHFGETNMNARSSRSHTIFRMVIESKGKDNKFNDSPDDAIRVSVLNLVDLAGSERVAKTGAGGVRLKEGKNINKSLMILGNVINKLSEGGKQSAHIPYRDSKLTRILQPALGGNAKTSIICTVAPEEIHIEESKGTLQFASRAKRIANCVQVNEILTDAALLKRQKLEIEDLRSKLQGSHAEVLEKEILKLRNDMLKYELEREKLATELEEERRSQKEREQWIKEQQMKIHNLSNLVTLTDSDRSSSDNGVKEFLPDESTSSHSMRQEDAFSTPCIKTVPNGFVAKRSRYSSQPECSPLPDVFGDCADEDTWMKMNKGYIADLDSLHTTPSRKVQSFPFSEDCSMDNTNQEIQNLRRQLEFAIEERDELKRKYTEQVSFNDQLTREKSELQLEILTAREVPQKLLETVTHCKGIHNEVFSVIQNTVADEKSEIAQILATTTEVGTSLFSTLESHLLMAVDSKRPSPLNDCFVQEQYNNLHQKLSDAVYSLGSSDGSTVGNEYKGNSSNNSNTKGTLGGVIACWKQALENEVREIKHKYNDLEKELEVKNQLLEVSEGKLHSLEREFRLVKEGRDAMLQRTSSSSQMLQALENEVREIKHKYSDLEKELEDKIELLEVSEGKYQSMEREFRLVTEDRDAALERISSSSQTLRALENEVKEIKQKCSDLEKELDVKNQLLEVLEMKYQSVEREFHLVTEDRDAALERISRSSQMLQALENEVREIKNKYSDLEKELEDKIELFKVSEVKYQSMEREFRLVTEDRDAALERISSSSQMLQALENEVKEIKHKHNDLERELEVKSQLLGVSEEKYQIMETEFRLVTEGRDAALERISSSSQILQALENEVEEIKHKRNDLEKELEAKGRLLEVSEGKYQSMEREFCLVTEERDAAIERISSSSQIHHSLENEVEDIKHKHNDLEKELEVKNQLLKVSEGKLHSLEKEFCIVKEERDTMLRRISSSAQILTQVTGEKDRVLKELNTEVRRRKKLEEEIKQFNAAFASRQRSVTSLQSEFKSLLETMKTQNPTSLSKSHGS